The following nucleotide sequence is from Flavobacterium sp. N1736.
ACAAAAAGGTATCTTTTGTTTAACATTTGCCGAAGAAAGTTTTATGAAACAACTTCCTTTTACACAATACGAATTTGAACTTTACAGCACTGAAAAGGCTGAAAATTTAGTTCAAAAAACGACTTTCAAAATCATCAAAAAAGAGACTTTAACCGAAAAAGTAAAAACTAGAACCGGAGAATTGGTCGATAGAGATTTTACTACTTTGGTTTTAAAAAGAGACTAGCAAGATTAAATCTATTAGTAAATATTTTTTGCCACAGATTAAAAGATTATCACAAATTAAAAAATCATTTATAATCTTTTAATCTGTGGCATTAAAAAAACCGACAAACCAATTTTAGCACTCTTTTTTTGAGTAATTTAATTGATTTTTATTTCAAGTTTCTATTTCTGAATCGTAATACTTTAAATTTATGGAAGTTAAAAAGATCAATTTTCTAAAAAGCTACAGCAGCATTCTATTACTTCTTGGCGGTATCATAATCGGAAGTATTCTCGGATTAGTTTTTAAGGAAAAAGTTGAGGTTATAAAGCCTCTGGGAGATATATTCCTAAACTTACTTTTTACAGCAATTATTCCGTTGATTTTTTTCACGATTGCTTCTTCCGTTGCCAATTTAGAACAATCGGAAAAACTCGGAAAGCTTTTTATTATCATGATGGCTGTTTTTTTAGGAACAATCCTGATTTCAGCAATTGTAATGATTGTCGCTGTTTATATTTTCCCTATTCATCAAAGTATTATTGTATCTAAAATCCCATTGGAAACTATTGAGTCAGAAAGTATTGGTGCACAAATTGCAAAATTAGTTACGGCAAATGATTTCTTCGAATTATTATCGAGAAAAAGCATGCTGGCGCTTATTATATTCTCTTTTTTAGTTGGTTTTGCAAGTTTGCAATCCGGAGAAAAAGGAAGCAGTTTTAGAAGCTTTTTAGATTCAGGAAATGAAGTAATGAAAAAGCTTTTAGGTATTATTATGAAATTAGCTCCCGTAGGATTAGGCGCTTATTTTGCTTATCAGGTTGGCGTTTTCGGGCCTCAATTATTTGGTGCATACGCTAAACCATTAGGCGTTTATTACGGAGCTTGTATTTTTTATTTCTTTGTTTTTTATAGTATATACGCTTTTATATCAGGAGGAAAACGTGCTTTTGTTGTTTTTTGGAGCAATAATATTACACCTTCACTAACGGCAGTAGGAACTTGCAGCAGCATTGCCACGATTCCTGCAAATCTGGATGCGGCGGAGAAAATGGGAATTCCAAAACATGTACGAAATCTGGTTATTCCGCTTGGAGGACCATTGCACAAAGACGGTTCCAGCATGTCATCTATTTTAAAAATTACGGTTTTGTTTGCCATGTTTGGAAAAGATTTTACAGAACCTTCAACGATACTTTTGGCTTTAGGCATTACTGTAATTGTATCTATTGTAGAAGGCGGAATTCCAAACGGAGGTTATATTGGTGAAATTTTAGCGATAACTGTTTACGGTTTGCCAATGGAACAAGCCTTGCCTGTAGCCATGATTTTAGGAACTCTTGTTGACCCAATTGCCACTTTATTAAACGCAAATGGCGATGTAATTTGTTCGATGATGGTTTCGCGGTTTTCTGAAAAAACAAAATGGTAAAATAGAACTGACATCTACTTCAAAATAAAAAAAATGAATACATTATTACAACAGGATTTAAACGATTTTGAAAATATACTTGACAAAGCAAAACAACAGGGAATTGATTTTTTAAAT
It contains:
- a CDS encoding dicarboxylate/amino acid:cation symporter is translated as MEVKKINFLKSYSSILLLLGGIIIGSILGLVFKEKVEVIKPLGDIFLNLLFTAIIPLIFFTIASSVANLEQSEKLGKLFIIMMAVFLGTILISAIVMIVAVYIFPIHQSIIVSKIPLETIESESIGAQIAKLVTANDFFELLSRKSMLALIIFSFLVGFASLQSGEKGSSFRSFLDSGNEVMKKLLGIIMKLAPVGLGAYFAYQVGVFGPQLFGAYAKPLGVYYGACIFYFFVFYSIYAFISGGKRAFVVFWSNNITPSLTAVGTCSSIATIPANLDAAEKMGIPKHVRNLVIPLGGPLHKDGSSMSSILKITVLFAMFGKDFTEPSTILLALGITVIVSIVEGGIPNGGYIGEILAITVYGLPMEQALPVAMILGTLVDPIATLLNANGDVICSMMVSRFSEKTKW